The following proteins are co-located in the Desulfovibrio intestinalis genome:
- a CDS encoding HD domain-containing phosphohydrolase yields the protein MSLTAAAQRSRILLVDDAPENLRILSETLRTDYTIMFAKNGPDALRLAIGTPQPDLILLDVIMPGMDGYEVCRQLKEERSTRDIPIMFITAQNEEMDEATGLSLGAQDYIVKPFRASLVRNRVANQLKYKRYRDHLNELVHERTRQLALTQEATIHAMATLAEWRDTETGAHIKRTQNYVKALALHMAEQPKYRNILDADAISWLYLSAPLHDVGKVAIADTVLHKPGPLTDAEYEAMKEHTAHGRAVLAAADKFLGEDSFLKMACDIAYCHHERWDGRGYPRGLKREEIPLPARLMSLADVYDALRSQRVYKPAMPHETAARIIFDGKGTQFDPEIVEAFGAIQAEFKAIAERYSD from the coding sequence GTGAGTTTGACGGCGGCAGCGCAACGCAGCCGCATTCTGCTGGTAGACGACGCGCCGGAAAACCTGCGTATTCTGAGCGAAACCCTGCGCACGGATTACACCATCATGTTTGCCAAAAACGGGCCGGACGCGTTGCGTCTGGCCATTGGCACGCCGCAACCGGACCTTATTCTGCTGGACGTCATCATGCCTGGCATGGATGGCTACGAGGTATGCCGCCAGTTAAAGGAAGAACGCTCCACGCGCGATATCCCCATCATGTTCATTACCGCGCAAAATGAAGAAATGGACGAGGCAACCGGGCTTTCTTTGGGGGCGCAGGATTACATCGTCAAACCTTTTCGCGCATCTCTGGTACGCAACCGCGTGGCCAATCAGCTGAAATACAAGCGCTACCGCGACCATCTCAATGAGCTGGTACACGAGCGCACCCGCCAGCTTGCCCTTACGCAGGAAGCCACAATTCACGCTATGGCCACGCTGGCGGAATGGCGCGACACTGAAACAGGCGCACACATTAAGCGCACGCAAAACTATGTGAAGGCTCTAGCCCTGCATATGGCGGAGCAGCCAAAATACCGCAACATTCTCGATGCAGACGCCATTTCATGGCTTTATCTTTCCGCCCCGTTGCATGATGTGGGCAAGGTTGCCATTGCCGATACCGTCTTGCACAAGCCCGGCCCGCTCACAGATGCCGAGTACGAGGCCATGAAGGAACACACTGCCCACGGCAGAGCTGTTCTGGCCGCTGCTGATAAATTTTTGGGCGAAGATTCCTTTCTGAAAATGGCCTGCGATATTGCCTACTGCCATCATGAACGGTGGGACGGGCGAGGCTATCCACGCGGGCTCAAAAGGGAAGAAATTCCCCTTCCTGCCCGGCTCATGAGTCTGGCAGACGTCTATGACGCCTTACGCAGCCAGCGGGTGTACAAGCCAGCCATGCCGCATGAAACTGCCGCCCGAATCATCTTTGATGGCAAGGGAACCCAGTTTGACCCAGAAATTGTGGAAGCGTTTGGAGCCATTCAGGCAGAATTTAAAGCCATTGCCGAGCGGTACAGCGATTAA
- a CDS encoding PqiC family protein produces the protein MQRRILYTFLALTVLLAACGRSTPTNYYLLESRLTPVSADSLPTKSLRVAPVNVPEYLDRDGIVSRVGESTQLIVAQFHSWGEPLSHGVRRVTREVLTRPMLQSGVNILPAGDESTADYVLYLDIQRLDGNFDQKAVLDVRWTLRNKFNDVLARGIVVDEEAVTGKGYDVLTAAESRLVQRMAEHLAQRLPGLTGGKQ, from the coding sequence ATGCAACGCCGAATCCTGTATACTTTTCTGGCGCTCACGGTTTTGCTGGCCGCCTGCGGACGCAGCACGCCAACCAATTACTACCTGCTGGAGAGCCGCCTGACACCCGTTTCTGCCGACAGCCTGCCCACCAAAAGCTTGCGGGTGGCTCCCGTCAATGTGCCGGAGTATCTGGACCGTGACGGTATAGTGAGCCGCGTGGGCGAATCCACCCAGCTCATTGTTGCCCAGTTTCACAGTTGGGGCGAACCCCTGAGCCACGGCGTGCGCCGTGTCACGCGCGAGGTTCTTACCCGGCCCATGCTGCAAAGCGGCGTCAACATACTGCCCGCCGGAGACGAATCCACTGCCGACTACGTCCTCTATCTGGACATACAGCGGCTTGACGGCAATTTTGACCAAAAAGCCGTACTGGACGTGCGCTGGACCCTGCGCAACAAGTTCAACGATGTGCTCGCACGGGGCATTGTTGTTGATGAAGAAGCCGTGACTGGCAAGGGCTATGATGTGCTTACTGCCGCGGAAAGCCGCCTTGTGCAAAGAATGGCGGAACACCTGGCCCAGCGTTTACCCGGCCTTACGGGGGGCAAGCAGTGA
- a CDS encoding MlaD family protein, giving the protein MSSQKYKTTVGAFVLGGLSLLALGFIVLGGGRLFSNDMEYVLYFDGSVSGLSTGAPVVFRGVPMGSVTRINLVANTRDSNVTIPVYIRIDEQSFVRARGSAPISESVREEIVRRMVQRGLRARLQLQSLITGQYRIELDFFPGTPAVFRSGTPDTEIPTIPSPIDTLQTTLSQLPLESMARALDSILQNLAQSLADDSLGRGLQAFTRTFEELDGILRNSALRQNADSILQKLNKTVGTVDNQLPATLATLRSALESMSQAADQLRVVTASAQGLLGRDSPTVNDIHKLIKESIETLRAIRNVAQMLERNPEALIMGRQGKR; this is encoded by the coding sequence ATGAGTTCACAAAAATATAAAACTACAGTCGGAGCCTTTGTTTTGGGGGGATTGTCCCTCCTGGCTCTGGGATTTATTGTGCTGGGCGGGGGCCGTCTGTTCAGCAACGACATGGAGTATGTGCTTTACTTTGACGGCTCTGTCAGCGGCCTTTCTACAGGAGCCCCGGTTGTGTTTCGCGGAGTGCCCATGGGCAGCGTAACGCGCATCAACCTTGTGGCAAACACGCGGGATTCCAACGTTACCATCCCCGTCTACATCCGCATTGATGAACAGAGTTTTGTGCGCGCCAGAGGTTCGGCTCCCATTTCTGAATCCGTGCGCGAAGAAATTGTGCGCCGGATGGTACAGCGCGGCCTGCGTGCCCGTTTACAGTTACAAAGCCTCATCACGGGCCAGTACCGTATTGAACTGGACTTTTTTCCCGGCACGCCGGCGGTCTTCCGTTCGGGCACGCCAGACACGGAAATTCCCACCATCCCTTCCCCCATCGACACATTGCAGACCACGCTTTCACAGTTGCCGCTGGAATCAATGGCCAGAGCGCTGGACAGCATATTGCAAAACCTGGCTCAATCTCTGGCTGACGACAGCCTTGGACGCGGCCTCCAAGCCTTTACGCGAACCTTTGAAGAACTTGACGGCATTCTCAGAAACAGCGCCCTGCGCCAGAATGCCGATAGTATCCTGCAAAAGCTCAACAAGACTGTGGGCACTGTGGACAATCAACTGCCCGCCACCCTTGCCACGCTGCGCTCCGCTCTGGAGAGCATGAGCCAGGCCGCAGACCAGCTGCGTGTAGTGACGGCTTCTGCTCAAGGCTTGCTTGGGCGAGATTCGCCAACGGTTAACGACATTCACAAGTTGATCAAGGAAAGCATAGAAACCCTGCGCGCCATCCGCAATGTGGCGCAGATGCTTGAACGTAACCCTGAGGCCCTGATTATGGGCAGACAAGGAAAACGCTGA
- a CDS encoding ABC transporter ATP-binding protein, with protein MQSGQPGQQDLRISVNQLQVGYGSYVLMHDVTFDVHAGDIFFITGGSGCGKSTLLRVLMGLKSPQSGAVFYGQTDFWGSNEDQRRKLVRETGVLFQSGALWSSMTLAENVGLPLQQYTDLSDEAIREQAKLKLALAGLAGFEDYYPSEISGGMCKRAGLARALALDPKILFLDEPSAGLDPVSSRLLDDLILELRASLGTTFVIVSHELASIYAIASNLIFLDAQTRQVAACGNPHQLLHASDTAPSAMLFLTRGERNHAETEQTEKTGVSTPDKGTAI; from the coding sequence ATGCAGTCAGGCCAGCCCGGTCAGCAGGACTTGCGCATCAGCGTAAATCAGTTGCAAGTGGGCTACGGTTCTTACGTTCTCATGCACGATGTGACATTTGACGTGCACGCCGGGGATATTTTTTTCATAACTGGCGGTTCGGGCTGCGGCAAAAGCACGCTTCTTCGGGTGCTTATGGGGCTTAAATCCCCACAATCTGGCGCAGTTTTTTATGGTCAAACCGACTTCTGGGGCAGCAATGAAGACCAGCGCCGCAAACTGGTGCGTGAAACAGGCGTGCTTTTTCAAAGCGGGGCACTGTGGAGTTCAATGACGCTGGCGGAAAACGTGGGCCTGCCCTTGCAGCAGTATACGGACCTCAGCGATGAGGCCATACGGGAACAGGCCAAACTCAAGCTGGCCCTGGCTGGCCTTGCAGGCTTTGAAGACTACTACCCGTCAGAAATCAGCGGCGGCATGTGCAAGCGCGCCGGACTTGCCCGGGCTCTGGCCCTGGACCCCAAAATTCTCTTTCTTGACGAACCCTCTGCCGGGCTTGACCCTGTCAGCTCGCGCTTGCTGGATGATCTTATTCTGGAGTTGCGCGCCAGCCTGGGGACAACCTTTGTCATCGTATCTCATGAATTGGCCAGCATCTACGCCATTGCCAGCAATCTTATCTTTCTGGATGCCCAAACCCGTCAGGTAGCTGCCTGTGGCAATCCGCACCAACTGTTGCACGCCTCTGATACCGCGCCCAGCGCCATGCTCTTCCTGACCAGAGGCGAACGCAACCATGCCGAAACCGAGCAGACGGAAAAGACCGGTGTTTCCACGCCGGACAAAGGAACGGCCATATGA
- a CDS encoding MlaE family ABC transporter permease → MDTAWPPEAVAAIETLKNQSIKQLCLETDKLETWDSSLLVFLVQLTKAANDRQITPQNQLPDGLERLLKLAFAVPAKAGSDRKKEELNFVQRVGQATIDLPPRVTDFLNFVGDITLALGRLITGRSQMRPQDLLTAMQECGVQALPIISITSMLFGLILAFVGAVQLTQFGAQIYVAGLVGIGMLRVMGAVMVGVVMAGRVGAAYAALIGTMQVNEEVDALATLGISPIDFLVLPRVVALTAMIPLLTLYADLMGVVGGYIVGTTMLSISPMEYVNATMQMVPYKHVFIGLTYGTIFGVIIAITGCYQGMRCGRSAQAVGLATTTAVVHAIVGIIVATAVITVICNVLDI, encoded by the coding sequence ATGGATACAGCATGGCCCCCTGAGGCTGTAGCCGCCATCGAAACTCTAAAAAATCAGAGCATCAAACAACTTTGCCTTGAAACCGACAAGCTTGAGACCTGGGACAGTAGCCTGCTGGTCTTTCTTGTGCAGTTGACCAAGGCAGCCAACGACCGCCAGATAACCCCGCAAAACCAGCTGCCAGACGGCCTTGAGCGCCTGCTTAAACTGGCCTTTGCCGTGCCCGCAAAAGCGGGTTCTGACCGTAAAAAAGAAGAACTCAATTTCGTGCAGCGTGTAGGGCAAGCTACCATTGACCTGCCCCCGCGCGTAACCGATTTTTTAAATTTTGTGGGTGATATAACCCTGGCGCTGGGCCGCCTGATAACGGGCCGCTCTCAAATGCGCCCGCAGGACCTGCTGACCGCCATGCAAGAGTGCGGCGTACAGGCGCTGCCTATCATTTCAATAACCAGCATGCTTTTCGGCCTTATTCTGGCCTTCGTGGGCGCAGTGCAGCTTACCCAGTTTGGCGCGCAAATCTACGTGGCGGGCCTTGTGGGCATAGGCATGCTGCGTGTTATGGGCGCTGTTATGGTGGGCGTGGTTATGGCTGGCCGGGTTGGCGCGGCCTATGCCGCCCTTATAGGCACCATGCAGGTCAATGAAGAAGTGGATGCCCTGGCTACCCTTGGCATCTCGCCCATTGATTTTCTTGTTCTGCCGCGTGTGGTGGCCCTGACGGCCATGATCCCCTTGCTGACGCTCTATGCCGACCTTATGGGCGTTGTGGGCGGCTACATCGTGGGCACGACCATGCTGAGCATCAGCCCTATGGAATATGTCAACGCCACCATGCAGATGGTGCCCTACAAGCATGTATTTATCGGTCTTACCTACGGCACTATTTTTGGCGTTATCATCGCCATAACTGGCTGCTACCAGGGTATGCGTTGCGGACGCAGCGCCCAGGCCGTAGGTCTGGCTACCACCACAGCCGTGGTGCACGCCATTGTGGGCATTATTGTGGCCACAGCGGTGATAACTGTCATCTGCAATGTGCTGGACATTTAA
- a CDS encoding DNA polymerase I, which translates to MSLKNRLDLAAEPVFLMDGSAFIYRGFFANRNMQRSDGFPTNALVVVTRVLMRILREERPQYFLFVKDGRGKNFRHDIFPLYKANRDATPDDLIRQMEPIERMVTALGMNLEISDGCEADDCIASLAARLSKERPVIIVSGDKDLKQCLGPNVFMWDPAFKEEKLLSAAQFTEESGLTPAQWPDVQALVGDTSDNIPGVPGIGPKTAAKIFEICPSLEDIRDHFVLLPPKLQDKLRSHLDEMFTWRKLTTLSLDVCTGLELGDLLVRPIDAESCVALAEEFELHALRREMASLERMQLSGQPADAKEAPKTHAQNGSRRAEASVPLNEGNEGSESARGVSTASAQQGASAQPPRGAGAQMSLLDVAEEKVAPQVGTAADLSDCRGLDVALVWPRGTGAAPHAAVADGEDICWTGGVDDLCRWAADARCIVTPDIKSLLSVAPCWRELLQKKSPDFFMDLGLAAYLINPEESDYGWPRLAVHWGGPLRADGPGPAQLALRMAAVLESRMQQDGLLELYKKLELPLTPVLSDMEGRGIAIDAGAFETFLTDVQSQLDRLTAEVYAVAGKEFNIRSAQQLGDVLFSTLELPSPRKTKGGQASTSQETLEKLAGRHPVVDSILQFRKLEKMRSTYLDPLPRLMDKQGRVHTTFNQKATATGRLSSSNPNLQNIPVRGELGKRMRSCFIAGPDLALVSADYSQVELRVLAHMSQDEALLEAFRKGEDIHARTAALVYDLPSEEVSADQRRNAKTINFGLIYGMGAQKLAQELKITTNEAKEFIARYFSRLTGLKEFYESVEATAKRQGFVTTLGGRRRLLPDIHSANGQAYALARRQAINTVIQGSAADVIKLAMLAVAGDAQLRDSKARLLLQVHDELLLEVPQAAAQRAGERVAELMGAVMPGNEPLSVPLVVDWGVGDNWGSAH; encoded by the coding sequence ATGTCTTTAAAGAATCGCCTTGATCTTGCCGCCGAACCTGTTTTTTTGATGGATGGCTCTGCCTTCATCTACCGGGGCTTTTTTGCCAATAGAAACATGCAGCGTTCCGACGGGTTTCCCACCAACGCCCTGGTAGTGGTAACTCGCGTGCTTATGCGCATTTTGCGCGAAGAAAGACCGCAGTATTTTCTTTTCGTCAAGGATGGCAGAGGCAAGAATTTCAGGCATGATATTTTTCCCTTGTATAAGGCCAACCGCGATGCCACCCCTGATGATCTGATCCGTCAGATGGAACCTATCGAGCGCATGGTCACTGCACTTGGCATGAACCTGGAGATTTCCGACGGCTGCGAGGCCGACGACTGCATAGCCTCCCTGGCCGCGCGCCTGTCAAAAGAGCGCCCGGTGATCATTGTCAGTGGCGACAAGGATCTCAAGCAATGTCTTGGCCCCAACGTCTTCATGTGGGACCCGGCGTTCAAGGAAGAAAAACTGCTTTCCGCGGCCCAGTTTACGGAAGAAAGCGGGCTTACTCCGGCCCAATGGCCCGATGTGCAAGCCCTAGTGGGGGATACCAGCGATAATATCCCGGGCGTGCCGGGTATCGGCCCCAAGACCGCTGCCAAAATTTTTGAAATATGCCCCAGCCTTGAGGATATCCGCGACCATTTCGTTCTGTTGCCGCCCAAGCTGCAAGACAAGCTGCGCAGCCATCTGGATGAAATGTTTACCTGGCGCAAGCTCACCACGCTGTCGCTGGACGTTTGTACCGGACTTGAACTGGGTGATTTGCTGGTGCGCCCCATTGACGCGGAGAGTTGTGTTGCCCTGGCTGAAGAGTTTGAACTTCATGCCTTGCGCCGCGAAATGGCTTCATTGGAGCGGATGCAGCTTTCCGGCCAGCCTGCGGACGCGAAGGAAGCGCCAAAGACCCATGCGCAGAATGGCAGCAGGCGCGCTGAAGCCAGCGTGCCTTTGAATGAGGGTAATGAAGGCAGTGAAAGCGCGCGTGGAGTTTCCACAGCCTCAGCGCAACAAGGAGCTTCGGCCCAGCCTCCAAGAGGAGCGGGCGCGCAAATGAGCCTTCTTGATGTGGCCGAAGAAAAAGTGGCTCCTCAGGTGGGCACGGCTGCAGACCTTTCAGATTGCCGGGGGCTTGATGTGGCCCTTGTGTGGCCCAGGGGCACGGGAGCTGCGCCTCATGCGGCTGTGGCTGATGGCGAAGACATTTGCTGGACTGGCGGCGTGGACGATCTGTGCCGCTGGGCCGCTGACGCCCGGTGCATTGTTACGCCTGATATAAAGAGCCTTTTGTCCGTTGCCCCCTGCTGGCGTGAGCTTTTGCAAAAAAAATCGCCGGATTTCTTTATGGATCTTGGGCTGGCCGCCTATCTTATCAACCCGGAAGAAAGCGATTACGGCTGGCCGCGTCTGGCTGTGCACTGGGGCGGCCCCTTGCGGGCAGACGGTCCCGGTCCTGCGCAGCTTGCCTTGCGTATGGCAGCGGTGCTTGAGTCCCGCATGCAGCAGGATGGCCTGCTGGAGCTCTATAAAAAGCTGGAACTGCCCCTTACCCCTGTGCTGTCAGATATGGAAGGGCGCGGCATAGCAATTGACGCTGGGGCATTTGAAACATTTCTTACAGATGTGCAGTCCCAGCTGGACAGGCTGACAGCCGAAGTTTACGCGGTGGCTGGCAAGGAGTTCAATATCCGTTCGGCTCAGCAGCTTGGGGACGTGCTTTTCAGTACACTTGAGCTTCCCTCGCCGCGCAAAACCAAGGGCGGGCAGGCTTCTACCAGCCAGGAAACCCTTGAAAAGCTGGCGGGCCGTCATCCCGTGGTGGACAGTATTCTTCAGTTCCGCAAACTCGAAAAAATGCGTTCCACATATCTTGACCCTCTGCCGCGCCTTATGGACAAGCAGGGGCGCGTTCACACCACCTTTAATCAAAAAGCTACGGCCACGGGCAGGCTTTCATCGAGCAATCCGAACTTGCAGAATATTCCTGTGCGGGGCGAGCTTGGCAAGCGCATGCGCTCCTGCTTTATTGCCGGGCCGGATCTAGCGCTTGTTTCTGCTGACTACTCGCAGGTGGAACTGCGTGTTTTGGCGCATATGTCGCAGGACGAGGCATTGCTTGAAGCCTTCCGCAAGGGCGAGGACATTCACGCCCGCACAGCCGCTCTGGTTTACGATTTGCCCTCCGAAGAAGTGAGCGCAGACCAGCGCCGCAATGCAAAGACCATCAACTTTGGCCTTATTTACGGCATGGGGGCGCAAAAACTGGCTCAGGAACTGAAGATTACCACAAATGAAGCCAAGGAATTCATTGCCCGGTACTTTTCACGGCTCACGGGCCTTAAAGAATTTTATGAGTCCGTTGAAGCCACGGCAAAACGTCAGGGCTTCGTCACCACGCTTGGGGGACGCCGCCGCCTTTTGCCCGACATTCATTCGGCCAATGGGCAGGCATATGCTCTGGCCCGGCGGCAGGCCATAAATACTGTCATTCAGGGGTCGGCAGCTGACGTCATCAAACTGGCCATGCTGGCTGTGGCAGGTGATGCCCAACTGCGCGACAGCAAAGCGCGCCTGCTTCTTCAGGTACACGACGAACTTCTGCTGGAAGTGCCGCAGGCAGCGGCACAAAGGGCTGGAGAGCGCGTCGCCGAGCTGATGGGTGCGGTCATGCCGGGCAATGAACCTCTTTCAGTCCCCCTTGTGGTTGATTGGGGGGTGGGAGATAACTGGGGCTCCGCTCATTAG
- a CDS encoding AraC family transcriptional regulator — protein MRHHTPIAVQTFAAPQSLPFVEVRTTLGSVQPYAEHFHSSLSLGMILEGRTRFKLHGQLHSQTHEAKEGDLVLIGPGVPHSCNPVGTQCRSYHMAHVDSRWFVQNVCPVLALPEDYEVALPLICDRALFACALNIVQAVVDGQESSEQALQAFLVKLQSEYHCFKAATKHSSITAQFLPEEEEDSLDTERHAVAQLAKKSGLCRESYSRAFRRGAGLPPGSYLHCLRLEKARRLLRQGKSIADAAVAVGYADQSHLHRMFVKFYSVTPGCYRRGGSHSYKK, from the coding sequence ATGCGGCACCATACGCCAATTGCCGTGCAGACCTTTGCAGCCCCGCAGTCCCTCCCTTTTGTGGAGGTGCGCACTACCTTGGGCAGTGTGCAGCCATATGCGGAGCACTTCCATTCCAGCCTGTCGCTGGGGATGATCCTTGAAGGGCGCACGCGCTTTAAGCTTCACGGCCAGCTCCATAGCCAGACGCATGAGGCAAAAGAGGGCGATCTTGTGCTCATCGGGCCAGGCGTACCCCACAGCTGTAACCCCGTGGGAACGCAATGCCGAAGCTATCACATGGCCCATGTGGATTCCCGCTGGTTTGTGCAGAACGTCTGCCCGGTGTTAGCTTTGCCAGAAGACTATGAAGTGGCGCTGCCGCTGATATGTGACCGTGCGCTGTTTGCCTGCGCCCTCAATATCGTGCAAGCAGTGGTCGACGGTCAGGAGAGCAGCGAACAGGCGTTGCAGGCATTTCTGGTCAAGTTGCAGAGCGAGTATCACTGCTTCAAGGCCGCCACAAAACATTCTTCAATTACGGCGCAATTTCTGCCTGAGGAAGAAGAGGACAGCTTGGACACTGAGCGTCATGCGGTAGCCCAACTGGCGAAAAAATCCGGCCTGTGCCGCGAAAGTTATTCCCGCGCTTTCAGGCGCGGTGCAGGGCTTCCCCCAGGGAGCTATTTGCATTGCTTGCGGCTGGAAAAAGCCCGCCGCCTGCTGCGCCAGGGCAAAAGCATTGCTGATGCCGCCGTTGCTGTGGGCTATGCAGACCAAAGCCATTTGCACCGCATGTTCGTGAAGTTTTATTCCGTTACACCCGGCTGCTACCGCAGAGGCGGGTCACATTCGTACAAGAAATAG
- a CDS encoding LysE family translocator, whose translation MTQILAEFIAPTFPALALAHFMALLSPGPDFFLVVGHAVRRGLRGTAFICLGIALGNALYIALAISGWSFVRQWPWLYRCVELAGAGYLLWIGWALVRSGRQPADLRLTVAAPLAAGRQLLTGLASALLNPKNAIFYLTLMTTIMGSAASLKQQLFAGAWMAGLVFAWDAGLAAAIAHPAVQNILRKRLGLIEILAGACLMLMAVLLVAIPLL comes from the coding sequence ATGACACAGATTCTTGCGGAATTTATTGCTCCTACCTTTCCTGCTTTGGCATTGGCGCACTTTATGGCCTTGCTCAGTCCCGGGCCGGATTTTTTTCTGGTGGTGGGGCACGCAGTGCGGCGTGGCTTGCGGGGAACAGCGTTCATCTGCCTTGGCATCGCTTTGGGCAATGCCCTCTATATTGCTCTGGCCATTTCGGGCTGGTCGTTTGTGCGGCAGTGGCCGTGGCTTTACCGCTGCGTGGAGCTGGCGGGGGCGGGCTATCTTTTGTGGATAGGCTGGGCTCTTGTCCGGTCAGGGCGGCAGCCAGCAGATTTGCGCCTCACTGTGGCCGCTCCCCTTGCCGCTGGCAGGCAATTGCTCACAGGGCTGGCATCGGCCTTGCTTAATCCTAAAAATGCCATTTTCTACCTCACCCTCATGACAACCATTATGGGGTCTGCCGCCAGTTTGAAGCAGCAGCTTTTTGCAGGCGCGTGGATGGCGGGGCTTGTGTTTGCCTGGGATGCAGGGCTTGCCGCTGCCATTGCCCATCCTGCCGTGCAAAATATCTTGCGTAAGCGATTGGGCCTTATCGAAATTCTGGCAGGGGCCTGCCTTATGCTGATGGCAGTATTGCTTGTGGCAATCCCCTTGCTGTAG
- a CDS encoding translation initiation factor 2 — protein sequence MPIITSFFAARQYQMSNVAPSRRLALRTLFLALALWFMPCQDAFALTVSKNLSFYARDMEYYYKEKRAETLPGILRTFDAQNVLYDRQKQLTLAAFLAETLKSESTARQTLLAQVPTLSRDGKRTLAWAVHLAQLTDEAALMNQLLDQRDAVLLQQIRLNPTPLLQWDITSEKTVLQMYWAAYTASGNVAYLDAIIDAALRYADLNSSGRQNDPAFPVSQTAAASLYEMSPRHEAVQSRVEQRLKGLTGPQAETLRTVLRK from the coding sequence ATGCCGATTATCACAAGCTTTTTCGCTGCCCGTCAGTACCAGATGTCAAACGTTGCGCCTTCAAGGCGGCTTGCCCTGCGTACCCTGTTTCTCGCGCTGGCTCTCTGGTTTATGCCCTGCCAGGATGCTTTTGCTCTCACCGTCTCCAAAAATCTTTCATTTTATGCGAGAGATATGGAGTACTATTATAAGGAAAAAAGGGCTGAAACCCTGCCGGGTATTCTTCGCACTTTTGACGCGCAGAACGTTCTTTATGATCGGCAAAAGCAGCTCACACTGGCCGCATTTCTTGCTGAAACGCTCAAGTCAGAATCCACAGCCCGCCAGACCCTGCTGGCGCAGGTTCCCACGCTGAGCAGAGATGGCAAGCGCACCCTGGCCTGGGCTGTGCATCTGGCGCAGCTCACGGACGAGGCCGCGCTTATGAACCAGTTGCTGGACCAGCGCGATGCCGTGCTTTTACAGCAAATACGCCTGAACCCCACGCCCCTGTTGCAATGGGATATCACCAGCGAGAAAACTGTCCTTCAAATGTACTGGGCCGCATATACAGCTTCAGGCAATGTTGCCTACCTGGACGCCATCATTGACGCGGCCCTGCGCTATGCGGATCTCAATTCCAGCGGCCGTCAAAATGACCCGGCCTTTCCTGTAAGCCAAACCGCCGCCGCGTCATTATATGAAATGAGCCCCCGCCATGAGGCTGTGCAAAGCCGTGTGGAGCAAAGGCTCAAAGGCCTTACCGGCCCACAGGCAGAGACTTTGCGCACCGTATTGCGCAAGTAG